AATATTTTTTTTCATTGTTTAAGGAGATGATGCGCTCTTCGGTATCGAGGAACATTAAAGCGATAAAATCGGTTGCGGGTGAAATGGCTTCTATGGGCAGGGAAATGCAGAAAAGCTATTTGCTGTACAGCCTGCGTCTGTTTCGGGAGTTCTTCATAAGTAACTTCAATGAACCCGACATGATTTATCTCAGCGAGGAAGAAAAAGAATTTGGTGAACGTTTTGCGCCTTTTATCAACGAAGGAAACATCCAATCGTTTAACGATGAGTTTCAGCTTGCCTACCGGCAAATAGAGCAAAACGGAAATGCCAAAATTATTTTTTTAGATTTATGTTTAAAAGGTACAATGCTTTTAAAAAATAAGTAATTCAATATTCCACGGAGCGAGTAACGCGAACGAAGTGAGCGGGCAACAATTGAATTACACGCAGTTAAATAACGTTTGCCCTTAGACAATATCAATGTATATATTATGGACAGAGAAAAATTATCAGATAAATTAGCGGACATTGTCCCTGAAAGAATAACGACTGTACGAAACAGTGGTTCTTGCAAGGGATGTCCCAAACATTCCACTAAACTTCATGTTTATGATTGGTTGCACGATTTCCCCGAAATGCAGGAACTGACCAATATGGTAGAAGTTCAGTTTAAAAATACCCGGAAAGGATATTACATAAACAGCAACAATATCGATTTGAAAAAAGGCGATGTTGTGGCCGTTGAAGCTTCTCCCGGTCACGATATCGGAACGGTAACACTTACCGGAAAGCTGGTGGAGGCACAGATGCGTAAAAACAACTATCGAGAAGATGGCAATAGTGGCCCGAGACGGGTTTACCGGTTAGTGCGTCCGGCAGATATGGAAAAGTATGAGCTGGCTAAAGCTAAAGAACAACCTACCATGATTCGTTCCAGAGAGCTGGCTGAGAGTCTTGGCTTGAATATGAAAATTGGAGACGTTGAATATCAGGGGGATGGAAGTAAGGCCATTTTTTACTATATTGCTGATGAACGCGTGGACTTTCGCCAATTAATCAAAGATTTTGCTGCGGAATTCAGGGTAAAGATTGAGATGAAGCAAATTGGCGCGCGCCAGGAAGCCGGAAGGATAGGGGGAGTTGGACCTTGTGGACGCGAGTTATGTTGTAGCAGTTGGATGTCAAGTTTCGTATCGGTATCTACTTCAGCTGCCCGGTACCAGGATATCTCCTTTAACCCACAAAAACTCGCGGGACAATGTGGAAAATTGAAATGCTGTATGAATTATGAAGTGGATGCATACGTGGAAGCCAGCAGAAGGTTACCGTCGCGTGAGATTGTGCTGCAGACCAAAGACAGTGATTATTTTCACTTCAAGACCGATATTTTATCGGGTCAGATCACGTATTCCACGGATAAGAATAATCCGATAAACTTGGAGACAATATCAAAAGAGAGAGTATTTCAAATTATTGAGTGGAATAAAAAAGGGAAAAAACCTTCAAAGTTAGTGTCTGAAACTGAGTCCGGTGAAACAAAAGAAGAAACTATCCAGAACGATTTACTGGGAGATCAGAGTATTACCCGTTTTGATAAAAAGGATGATGGAAGTACTTCTAAAAGGAGAAAACCAAGGAGGGGTAGACAGGACAACAGAAACAGGAAAGGAAAACCGCCTAAACAAAATGAGGAGTAAGCTGTTTGTTGGTTTTTTAGTTGTTTTTGCTTGCTTATCTTCGTGTGACGAAGGAGAGGTTTATTATCGTTTTCATCCGATCAAAAACAGCAGCTGGAGCAAGCAGGCCACAGCTAATTTTTTAATCGACTCGCTTTCCGTTGATCCGGATAAACGATACGATATCGTGTTGGAGATCGTTAACAACAACCGGTATCCTTACCAGAACATCTGGTTGCTCGTTCAACAGAACATAACAGATACTACATTTGTTGGCGACACTGTCGAGATAACACTGGCTGATCCTCAAGGAAAATGGCTGGGAAAAGGTACTGCGGGGCTTTATCAGCTGTCTGTTCCCTACAAAACATCCGTAGCTCTGGATTCCGCACGTGCTTATCTTATCCGCATCCGTCAGGTGATGAAAGACAATCCCATTAAGGGTATTGAGAAAGTGGGGGTGTTGGTAAAATAAGTGTATGGCTTATTCTGAACTGCCGGATAAATTTAATTGTGCACTTTCCGCCGGCTGGATGTTGCATATCATTTTCAAGTTAATATTGATCATTTCGTCTACCTTTAGCATACCCATCATTTGTACGGGAGGCTCCAGTCCGAAGTCACGAATATTTATATGTTTTTCAATGTCAAAAATGTATCTCGTACCGTTTTTTTCGGTTTTAATGGGGAATTGGTATTTTTTTGTAACTCCCGTAATGGTAACATCTACAACGGCCACGCCTGTCGCGAGCTTTGGATTTTCGGGTAAGTCTATGTGATTCAGCTGAATATCCATCGTTGGGTATTCGTCGGATTTCAATAGTTTATAAAAATCCCTGAGAGCCATCTTATTGCTTGAAGTAAATCTTTTCACCGGTACAATAAGCCGGTTTTCGCTCAGGTAAAGTTTTTTATCGTTTTGTGATGCAGTGATGATCATGTTCTTTTGTATGAAGTTTTCACTGCTTTGGGTAAGTGTGAAATTAACAATATTCGAGCTGCCGTTTATCGATAAACTGCTGTTTTTATTCACGTCTACAGCAACTACAGCTGAAGATGTTTGCGCGACAACAGCTCCTGTAGTCAGGATACCTATAAGTAAGAGGGCAAATAAAGCTTTCATTGTCAATTTTTTAAAGAAAGAACCAAACCGGTATCAATTTACCGGCTTGGTTTTTATTGTTCTTAAAATGCTATGGATCCCTGCAAAGTCAATCCGTTGAACTCTGCACCATCTTGTATGGATCTGGCTGGAAATCCGTTGTATTTTTGGTTTACATATTCAATTTTAGCCATAACGTTTTTTGTCATATACCAACCGGCTGCAATGGCTACGCGATTTATATCCACTTCGTAATGATTGGGTTCACCCTGTGCAGCTCCCATGTCGGCTTTCATTGTGTTATAACGGGCACCTACATAAAAATCTTCATCAGCTCCGAAGCGAACCACTAAGTCTGTAACAAATTGATTGGACTTTCTCACATCAGGCTCGTTAGCACCTCTCCCGCCTGCATTCTCCAGTGTTGTAAATGATTCGAGTGAAAATCCCTGAACAGGAGAAAACTTCAAAAACAAGTTACCCATTACAGCAGCTACCTTGTCCCCAAAACCGGGGTTGAAACGTCCGTTTGTAAAATTGGCGTTGGATATAGGGGCATTGTACATTACTCCGTAGTAGTTTGAACCCGTACGATCACCTCCAAACAACGTGTTTCTTACGGATCCGGCCGTGTAATATCCCGATGCGCTGGCGCGTAGCCTGAACTGGCTGTTGATTTGTTTGTCGTAAGCCAGTTTTCCAATCCAGGCAGGATTATGTACACCGTTTGAATATTTGGTTTGAGCACGCGTAGTGTCAATTTTTGTCAGATCGTTGTTGAGTTTGCCGTTGGTTACAGCTCCTACAAGGATAAAATCTCCGACGTGAACATCAACCTCAGCGCCAATTTCGGTGGCAAATTCATCCATGATGTGGTTTTCCATAAAGGGGTTGTAAAATGTCAACCCGCCATCAGAACGACGAAAGTGGGCGTCACCGTAGTTTACATCAAATTGACCCACTTTAATGGTGGTGTATTTCATGATTTCATCCACAAAATCCCAAGGTAGGAACTCCATTTTTTCAAATTGAAGAAAACCTCCCTTTACCCACGTTTCGTTGTGATGCCTTGAAGCCAGATAGAGTTCAAAATTCAAGTAAATGCCATCGGATAAATTTGACTTGATGTAAAGATTGGCCTGAGGTAAGCCAAAGCCACTGGTCAAGGGAACCAGAGAGTTAGCTGCCGGGTTTGCGTAATCGTAACTATAGCCACTTTCTCTTGTCACAGTATTGCTGTGGTCGAGCATGGAGAACGGAAGTGTCAAAGCACCGCCTAATTGTACATTGAAACCTTCAAATTCGGTTTCGGTTTTTGGTGTTTCAAAAACGTTGATTCCGTCTTTGTTTGTAGGACGCAATTGAGCGAACATCATGCCCGAAGCTAACAAGGTAGCTGCCAGAAGTAAACCTCTCTGTTTCATTTTCATTAGTTTTCGTTAGTTTAAATAGTAAGTAAATAATTTGGTTTGTTTTAGTTGAATTGAACGGCAGGCCCTTCAAAAGTTACGTTGTATTTGACCGTAACCTGATCACCGACTTTCATCACTCCTAACATTGCCGTTGGAGCTTTCATATTGTAGTCGCTCATTTTAAGGGGCAAACTACCTTCAAAAGTATACGTTCCCGGTTTTATTTCTTTGCCATTAGCCTCAAGAGTAACTGTTTTAGATGTGCCGGCCATTGCAAGCGTTCCACCTATAACCACACTAATGTCAGACCCGTTTGTTGTAATGGATTTTACTTCAGACATTTTAAAGTTGATAAATGGGTTTTTGGGTTCGTTAAATGTTTCATGCGTTTTTTTGTCCATCAATTTCTCCCCGTTGATTATTGACTTTACGGGAACATTCACGTTAAGAACTGTGGCTTTGTTGTTTGAAACAGTTAATTCCCCCGATGCCTGAGTCGACGTGGTTGTGTAGGGGTGAACATTTGTTGTTCCGGAAATAGTAATAGTTGATGATTTGATTTTCAATGTTTGAGCTTTAACCGTTGTTCCTGTTAAAACAAAAATAAATGCGATCAACACAGTTGGAAATTTGAATAAAAAATTACTTTTCATTGTTTCTGTATTTATTATTAAAAAGTTTGTAAATCGTT
This portion of the Petrimonas sulfuriphila genome encodes:
- a CDS encoding gliding motility lipoprotein GldH; this encodes MRSKLFVGFLVVFACLSSCDEGEVYYRFHPIKNSSWSKQATANFLIDSLSVDPDKRYDIVLEIVNNNRYPYQNIWLLVQQNITDTTFVGDTVEITLADPQGKWLGKGTAGLYQLSVPYKTSVALDSARAYLIRIRQVMKDNPIKGIEKVGVLVK
- a CDS encoding YceI family protein, with the protein product MKALFALLLIGILTTGAVVAQTSSAVVAVDVNKNSSLSINGSSNIVNFTLTQSSENFIQKNMIITASQNDKKLYLSENRLIVPVKRFTSSNKMALRDFYKLLKSDEYPTMDIQLNHIDLPENPKLATGVAVVDVTITGVTKKYQFPIKTEKNGTRYIFDIEKHINIRDFGLEPPVQMMGMLKVDEMININLKMICNIQPAESAQLNLSGSSE
- a CDS encoding YceI family protein, whose translation is MKSNFLFKFPTVLIAFIFVLTGTTVKAQTLKIKSSTITISGTTNVHPYTTTSTQASGELTVSNNKATVLNVNVPVKSIINGEKLMDKKTHETFNEPKNPFINFKMSEVKSITTNGSDISVVIGGTLAMAGTSKTVTLEANGKEIKPGTYTFEGSLPLKMSDYNMKAPTAMLGVMKVGDQVTVKYNVTFEGPAVQFN